A window from Balearica regulorum gibbericeps isolate bBalReg1 chromosome 1, bBalReg1.pri, whole genome shotgun sequence encodes these proteins:
- the BCL2L13 gene encoding bcl-2-like protein 13 gives MASSTAVPVGFHYETKYVVLSYLGLLSQEKPQEHPPPSTQGTQQQLIAQHALEKEALEKIKIEIEEELKHLDEEILEAFTTTGFDCHTSPVFSPANPESSIEDCLAHLGEKVSQELKEHLHRALQSLLSKPVTYQEYRERTQETAAHASGWNKVLVPLVLLQQFLMELTRRGQEPLSALVNFGVTYLEDYSADYIIQQGGWGTVFTLESEEEEYPGLIAEDSNDIYILTSDNSGQVSPPESPTVTTSWQSESLPVSLSASQSWHTESLPVSLGPESWQQVAMDPEEVKSLDSNGGGEERSENNSSNSDIVHVEKEEIQEGIEEAVVSAVAAETIQAAFPQTPASLQEAKPQAEIAAVEKAHSSVLLRTKQEEKGKVAEELVEPEIPVLSKPVPKLAPSEEKAAPEPEKILLPGEKKVGKEGRLEEIEEKSSAAEEKPILLPEGKSILLYGGAAAVAILAVAVGVALALRKK, from the exons GGACTCAACAACAGCTTATAGCACAACATGCTTTGGAGAAAGAGGCTTTGGAGaagattaaaatagaaatagagGAGGAGCTAAAACATCTTGATGAAGAAATCTTGGAAG catTTACCACTACGGGATTTGACTGCCACACTTCCCCAGTGTTCAGTCCTGCCAATCCAGAGAGCTCAATAGAAGACTGCCTGGCTCATTTGGGGGAGAAAGTGTCCCAGGAATTGAAAGAACATCTGCacagagcactgcagagctTGCTTAGCAA GCCGGTGACATATCAAGAATATCGAGAGCGCACACAAGAGACAGCTGCTCATGCCAGTGGGTGGAACAAG GTCTTGGTACCCCTGGTTCTGCTACAGCAATTTCTGATGGAATTAACCAGACGAGGCCAGGAACCACTGAGTGCGCTCGTGAACTTTGGGGTGACATATCTAGAAGACTATTCTGCAGACTATATCATTCAACAAGGAGGATGG GGGACGGTCTTTACTTTGGAATCTGAAGAGGAAGAGTACCCCGGGCTCATCGCGGAGGACAGTAATGACATCTACATCCTGACCAGTGACAACTCGGGACAGGTGAGCCCCCCGGAGTCCCCCACGGTGACCACGTCGTGGCAGTCGGAGAGCCTGCCCGTCTCCCTGTCAGCGAGTCAGAGCTGGCACACAGAGAGCCTGCCAGTCTCCCTGGGACCCGAGTCCTGGCAGCAAGTGGCCATGGATCCTGAAGAAGTCAAAAGCCTGGACAGCAACGGAGGGGgtgaagagaggagtgagaacaACTCTTCCAACTCAGATATTGTTCACGTGGAGAAGGAAGAGATCCAGGAGGGGATTGAGGAAGCAGTGGTGTCAGCCGTTGCTGCAGAGACCATACAGGCAGCGTTTCCACAAACCCCTGCTTCTTTACAGGAAGCAAAACCTCAAGCTGAAATTGCTGCTGTTGAAAAAGCACATTCCTCCGTGCTTCTGCGtacaaaacaggaagaaaagggaaaagtggCTGAAGAGCTTGTTGAACCTGAAATCCCCGTATTAAGTAAACCTGTCCCAAAGTTAGCCCCATCAGAAGAAAAGGCTGCACCAGAACCTGAGAAAATACTgcttccaggggaaaaaaaagtggggaaagaGGGCCGCTTGgaagaaatagaagagaaatCCTCCGCTGCAGAGGAGAAGCCTATCTTATTGCCTGAAGGGAAATCTATATTGCTGTACGGTGGGGCTGCTGCGGTAGCTATATTAGCTGTAGCAGTCGGAGTAGCGCTGGCGCttagaaaaaagtaa